From a single Bryobacter aggregatus MPL3 genomic region:
- a CDS encoding S8 family peptidase gives MPNSKKPSITHQREQLNRDLMRAVITEPLLSNVKKETKKRHNIIVALNEQYPDGIDAAREQVLGVLRDFDPKANGSHPSYVFANLTGEQILQLAKDYAAYLTQANQRWASPIYRIWEDPAIHACVTKSIATVKADAAHQSFRALGGDITFAVLDSGIDGTHPHFKDVIGPVERKLSSDFLADRDHYTDEFGHGTHVAGIISGSYTPKEPEAVVAVESMVEGSDDTEVHLEKLTGISGIAPQTRLVSLKILDREGVGKTSEVLLAIEFIQKTNQYGRRLRIHGVNLSVGYEFNPRWFGCGQSPLCVEVNRLVKAGVVVVVAAGNSGFSALGLTTAGTNELGYRALSINDPGNAELAITVGATHRDMPHTYGVSFFSSRGPTGDGRCKPDLVAPGEKIVSCAAGSFREGYAAKLGKKQKVLYLDQSGTSMAAPHVSGAIAAFLSVRREFIGKPENVKELFLQTAVNLNRDRSFQGHGLLDLLKALQSI, from the coding sequence GAAGCCGAGCATCACCCACCAGCGCGAACAGTTGAATCGCGACCTGATGAGGGCCGTGATTACGGAGCCCCTGCTTTCCAATGTCAAAAAGGAAACCAAGAAGCGCCACAATATCATCGTTGCGCTGAATGAGCAGTACCCCGACGGAATCGATGCAGCACGCGAGCAAGTGCTGGGCGTGCTGCGAGACTTTGACCCGAAGGCAAACGGCAGCCACCCCTCCTATGTCTTTGCCAATCTGACCGGCGAACAAATCCTGCAACTGGCCAAGGATTATGCGGCCTATCTGACCCAGGCGAATCAGCGTTGGGCAAGCCCCATCTACCGGATCTGGGAAGATCCGGCAATTCACGCCTGTGTCACCAAATCCATCGCGACAGTGAAGGCAGACGCAGCGCACCAATCCTTCCGCGCCCTGGGAGGAGACATCACCTTCGCCGTTCTCGATTCCGGCATCGATGGAACTCACCCCCACTTCAAAGATGTCATCGGCCCCGTCGAACGCAAGTTATCGAGCGACTTCCTCGCCGACCGTGATCACTACACCGACGAGTTTGGCCACGGTACCCACGTTGCGGGAATCATCTCGGGTTCCTATACGCCGAAAGAGCCGGAAGCGGTTGTCGCCGTCGAGTCGATGGTGGAGGGTTCGGATGATACCGAGGTACATCTCGAAAAGCTCACGGGCATCAGCGGCATCGCGCCGCAGACTCGCTTGGTAAGTCTCAAGATCCTCGATCGCGAAGGCGTAGGAAAAACCAGCGAAGTTCTGTTAGCCATCGAGTTCATCCAGAAGACAAATCAGTACGGCCGCCGTCTGCGCATCCACGGAGTCAATCTGAGTGTGGGCTACGAGTTCAATCCCCGCTGGTTCGGATGCGGGCAAAGTCCGCTCTGTGTCGAGGTCAACCGTTTGGTGAAAGCCGGGGTGGTAGTGGTTGTAGCCGCAGGCAATAGCGGCTTCTCCGCGCTGGGTCTGACAACGGCTGGCACCAATGAGCTCGGCTACCGGGCGCTGAGCATTAACGATCCGGGCAATGCCGAGTTGGCCATTACGGTGGGCGCCACCCATCGCGACATGCCTCACACCTACGGCGTTTCCTTCTTCTCCTCCCGTGGACCCACTGGCGATGGCCGCTGCAAGCCAGATCTGGTTGCCCCTGGGGAAAAGATCGTCTCTTGCGCGGCGGGCTCCTTCCGGGAGGGCTACGCCGCGAAACTCGGCAAAAAGCAGAAGGTCCTCTACCTGGACCAAAGCGGCACCAGCATGGCCGCTCCCCACGTCTCGGGGGCGATTGCCGCCTTCCTCTCCGTGCGGCGGGAGTTTATCGGCAAACCGGAAAACGTTAAAGAATTATTCCTGCAAACAGCAGTCAACCTGAATCGGGACCGCTCCTTTCAGGGCCACGGCTTGCTGGACCTATTGAAAGCACTACAGTCGATTTAA